The following are encoded in a window of Sulfurimonas sp. C5 genomic DNA:
- a CDS encoding molybdopterin-binding protein: MNFYVVIIGTEILNGRRVDKHFEFLKNELAKYGHNLFASFVIKDDKELIIKTYEMIQTDKDAVMFSFGGIGSTPDDLTREIASNVFRNSNVQTHQKFFNDIIEKFGDEAYPHRIHMADLPPKSDLLFNPVNNMSGFSLDNRYFFVPGFPSMAHPMLTEAIKKHFSHSKEKFRKTLYAYTSENSLISIMKQVPSTIELSSLPIFVNNIPNVELSLYGEEENEVLYYFELFISELKNKNIEYKLM; this comes from the coding sequence ATGAACTTTTACGTAGTAATTATAGGAACAGAGATTTTAAACGGCAGACGAGTTGACAAACATTTTGAATTTCTAAAAAATGAATTGGCAAAATATGGACATAACCTATTTGCTTCTTTTGTTATCAAAGATGACAAAGAACTGATCATTAAAACTTACGAGATGATACAAACAGATAAAGACGCTGTTATGTTCTCTTTTGGTGGGATTGGCTCAACTCCAGATGATCTGACACGCGAAATAGCTTCCAATGTTTTTAGAAACTCTAATGTGCAAACTCATCAAAAGTTTTTTAATGACATTATTGAAAAGTTTGGAGATGAAGCGTATCCCCATAGAATTCATATGGCAGACTTGCCGCCAAAGTCAGATCTTCTTTTTAATCCTGTAAACAATATGTCCGGTTTTTCATTGGATAATCGTTATTTTTTTGTTCCTGGATTTCCTTCGATGGCACATCCTATGTTAACAGAAGCAATTAAAAAACACTTTTCTCACTCAAAAGAAAAATTTAGAAAAACACTCTATGCATATACAAGTGAAAACAGCCTTATTTCCATTATGAAACAAGTCCCTTCAACTATTGAACTCTCGTCATTACCGATATTTGTGAATAATATTCCAAATGTGGAGCTCTCTTTATACGGTGAAGAAGAAAATGAAGTTTTATACTACTTTGAGCTCTTTATTAGTGAACTTAAAAACAAAAACATTGAATACAAATTAATGTAA
- a CDS encoding cupin domain-containing protein, with amino-acid sequence MIKKSIDNVEAIKQQAGEGVSMKMLLSPEEASNFAMRQFCIKANGHMPLHTNSVEHEQYVLKGKAKVTVGDEIFEAKAGDILYIPAGVAHMYETVGEEDYEFLCLVPKKEDTINIISC; translated from the coding sequence ATGATAAAAAAATCTATTGACAATGTAGAAGCGATCAAGCAGCAAGCGGGCGAAGGGGTATCGATGAAAATGTTGCTTTCTCCTGAAGAAGCTTCAAACTTCGCAATGAGGCAGTTTTGCATAAAAGCAAACGGCCATATGCCGCTTCACACTAATAGTGTTGAGCATGAGCAGTATGTTCTAAAGGGAAAAGCCAAAGTAACAGTCGGTGATGAAATATTTGAAGCAAAAGCAGGAGATATACTTTACATCCCTGCAGGTGTTGCTCATATGTATGAAACAGTGGGTGAAGAAGATTATGAGTTTTTATGTCTGGTACCTAAAAAAGAGGATACTATAAACATTATCTCTTGTTAA
- a CDS encoding DUF2238 domain-containing protein has product MKKYIWITIYFTVLIWSVINPKDPFTWVLEVTPALIAGVLLLLTYNTFRLTPLLYILILVHCVVLMIGGHYTYAEVPFCDTLKEFFGFERNNYDKIGHFFQGFVPIILAREILLRKNVVPNGMWLHFISLSIVLGVSAFYELIEWWVALATGENADAFLGTQGYIWDTQSDMAYALFGGVISLIFLSKLHNKQLKNI; this is encoded by the coding sequence ATGAAAAAATATATTTGGATAACTATCTATTTTACAGTGCTTATTTGGTCTGTTATCAATCCAAAAGATCCATTTACGTGGGTTTTAGAGGTTACACCTGCTTTGATTGCAGGAGTTCTGCTACTTCTCACTTATAATACTTTTCGTTTAACACCGCTTTTGTACATACTGATTTTAGTGCATTGTGTCGTTTTAATGATTGGCGGACACTATACGTATGCAGAGGTACCGTTTTGTGACACGCTTAAAGAGTTCTTCGGTTTTGAGAGAAATAATTACGATAAAATCGGGCACTTTTTTCAAGGCTTTGTTCCGATCATTTTGGCACGTGAAATTTTACTGCGTAAAAATGTGGTTCCAAACGGTATGTGGCTCCATTTTATTAGCCTTTCAATCGTATTGGGTGTAAGTGCTTTTTATGAACTTATTGAATGGTGGGTTGCCTTGGCAACCGGAGAAAACGCGGATGCTTTTTTAGGAACACAAGGATATATTTGGGATACCCAATCCGATATGGCGTATGCCCTTTTTGGAGGGGTTATATCGCTTATATTCCTAAGCAAGCTACATAACAAGCAATTAAAAAATATTTAA
- a CDS encoding macro domain-containing protein, with the protein MIIKIKYGNLVEEQSTFIVNASNTELQLGSGVSRAFYEQCGGSSFQEELNELKKNFNTIRQGDVLISSSGTATNFQYALHIAVMNYSDPTKSPLPTYEHIKNALKNTINIVNEKIENEHIENPKLVIPLLGCGVGGLEKEKVFSIIKKSFEQTDMDLEVIIYLHNQKDYLEFSMKE; encoded by the coding sequence ATGATCATAAAAATAAAATACGGTAACTTGGTAGAAGAACAATCGACTTTCATTGTTAATGCTTCTAATACGGAACTGCAACTCGGCAGCGGGGTCTCAAGAGCTTTTTACGAACAATGCGGCGGCAGCTCTTTTCAAGAAGAATTAAATGAACTGAAAAAGAATTTTAACACTATACGTCAAGGAGATGTTCTAATATCAAGCTCAGGCACTGCTACAAACTTTCAATATGCACTGCATATAGCAGTTATGAACTATAGTGATCCTACAAAATCCCCTCTTCCAACATACGAGCATATCAAGAATGCTTTAAAAAACACAATAAATATCGTCAATGAAAAAATTGAAAATGAGCATATTGAAAACCCCAAACTTGTAATCCCCCTTTTAGGATGCGGTGTCGGCGGTTTAGAAAAAGAAAAAGTTTTTTCAATAATTAAAAAGAGCTTTGAACAAACAGATATGGATCTGGAAGTTATTATATACTTGCATAATCAAAAAGATTATTTAGAATTTTCTATGAAAGAATAA